The Hemiscyllium ocellatum isolate sHemOce1 chromosome 14, sHemOce1.pat.X.cur, whole genome shotgun sequence genome includes a region encoding these proteins:
- the LOC132822354 gene encoding protein FAM3C-like isoform X3: MNSSEKQSDSKQLTESKVKPPCGMETRCTANHFPFKIISGAANIVGPHICINDKPIMSSIKNNIGKGLNIALVNASSGDLIATDFFDMWTGDIKLLVNFLHKVKPGTIVLLASFDEPATKFTDEARTLFSELGSSLVHDVKFRDNWIFVGAKPIKEKSPFEQILKNEKSKNKYGQWPEAIEMEGCIPRKMD, translated from the exons AGTCAAAAGTTAAGCCCCCGTGTGGAATGGAAACACGTTGCACTGCAAACCATTTCCCATTTAAAATCATTAGTGGGGCAGCTAATATTGTTGGACCCCACATTTGTATCAATGATAAACC AATCATGAGCAGTATAAAGAATAACATTGGAAAGGGATTAAATATTGCTTTAGTTAATG CTTCATCTGGTGATCTAATAGCAACTGACTTTTTTGACATGTGGACTGGAG ATATCAAGTTGCTGGTGAATTTCTTACATAAGGTTAAACCTGGGACTATTGTTCTACTTGCTTCTTTTGATGAACCGGCAACAAA gTTTACTGATGAAGCAAGAACACTTTTTAGTGAGCTAGGAAGTTCCTTAGTTCATGATGTGAAATTTCGGGACAATTGGATTTTTGTTGGAGCAAAACCAATTAAGGAGAAAAGTCCATTTGAACAG ATCCTGAAGAATGAGAAATCAAAGAACAAATACGGACAATGGCCTGAAGCAATCGAAATGGAGGGTTGCATACCAAGAAAGATGGATTAA